From Streptomyces sp. TLI_235, a single genomic window includes:
- a CDS encoding GntR family transcriptional regulator, protein MGGMSSQPLYRRVADALRIEISTGVFPPGARLPSERDLCDRFDASRNTVRAGLNVLVAEGLISASQGLGYEVRSHEVFSLNASRFENLTFPQNGDAYSTDVTQAGRRPHQEFRVEMQPAPAVVAEQLRVDEGATTVLRFCHRYVDGVPWSTQATNYPMWLVEKAPRLAEPGDIAEGTTRYLAGLGVEQVGYFDDISTRMPTPEEARLLQVGAGVPVLMWVRTGYSQDKPIRCTITTFRGDLNHMNYEIGNLEARGTEV, encoded by the coding sequence ATGGGAGGTATGAGTAGCCAGCCGCTGTACCGTCGAGTCGCCGACGCGCTTCGGATCGAGATCAGCACTGGGGTGTTCCCGCCCGGGGCTCGCCTGCCTTCCGAGCGTGACCTGTGTGACCGGTTCGATGCCTCCAGGAACACGGTGCGTGCCGGTCTGAACGTCCTCGTGGCTGAGGGGTTGATCTCAGCCAGCCAGGGGCTTGGTTATGAGGTCCGCTCGCACGAGGTGTTCAGCCTGAACGCTTCCCGCTTCGAGAACCTGACGTTCCCTCAGAACGGGGACGCTTACAGCACCGACGTGACGCAGGCTGGCCGCCGGCCTCACCAAGAGTTCAGGGTGGAGATGCAACCGGCTCCGGCGGTCGTGGCGGAACAGCTACGGGTGGATGAAGGGGCGACGACTGTTCTTCGGTTCTGCCACCGCTATGTCGACGGCGTGCCGTGGTCCACCCAGGCCACCAACTACCCCATGTGGCTGGTCGAGAAGGCGCCGCGCTTGGCGGAGCCGGGCGACATCGCGGAGGGGACCACCAGGTATCTGGCAGGACTCGGGGTGGAGCAGGTTGGCTACTTTGATGACATCTCAACCCGGATGCCCACGCCGGAGGAGGCGCGGCTTCTCCAGGTAGGAGCAGGCGTGCCGGTGCTGATGTGGGTGCGGACCGGCTACTCGCAGGACAAGCCGATCCGCTGCACCATCACTACGTTCCGTGGCGATCTCAACCACATGAACTACGAGATCGGAAACCTTGAGGCGCGGGGGACTGAGGTGTGA
- a CDS encoding ribosomal protein S18 acetylase RimI-like enzyme has product MIVESATPADLDRLLTFRAEAAGWLSALGSDQWSRPYPGDKLLATIEAGTVFMLRDGSETVGTITLTPEAEDGLWTPSELSEPARYINKLTVSRDYAGRDFGGRLLNWAGTRAASEGARWLRLDAWTANERLQRYYLDHGFTYVRTVREGVAVNGGPRVSGWVAQRPAIVADHGFEDATSASMRSDSGVL; this is encoded by the coding sequence GTGATTGTCGAGTCAGCAACTCCAGCGGACCTGGACCGGCTCCTGACCTTCCGGGCAGAGGCGGCCGGATGGTTGAGCGCACTCGGAAGTGACCAGTGGAGTCGGCCCTACCCGGGGGACAAGCTCCTGGCCACCATCGAGGCAGGCACCGTTTTCATGCTCCGAGACGGTTCAGAGACCGTGGGGACCATAACTCTCACACCAGAGGCCGAGGACGGCCTGTGGACGCCGAGCGAACTCAGTGAGCCCGCGCGCTACATCAACAAGCTCACGGTCTCGCGCGACTATGCGGGCCGGGATTTCGGGGGGCGCCTGCTGAACTGGGCGGGCACACGTGCCGCCAGCGAGGGTGCTCGATGGCTCCGGCTAGATGCGTGGACCGCAAATGAGCGTCTGCAGCGGTACTACCTCGACCACGGGTTCACGTATGTGCGCACGGTTCGCGAGGGAGTGGCAGTGAACGGGGGGCCGCGCGTCTCTGGGTGGGTTGCCCAGCGGCCAGCGATTGTTGCTGATCATGGCTTTGAGGACGCTACTTCCGCCAGCATGCGCTCGGACTCTGGTGTGCTCTGA
- a CDS encoding amino acid adenylation domain-containing protein, with protein MKFSLSVLFEEQVERAPDALAVSHPDTGRELSYRQLATLSERFARSLVEQGVTPGSFVAVCLPPGVDRIATFLAVLKTGAAYVPLDPAQPANRHRLVTEDSGARLTVTDRATADHFSGLPVLICEDAEPADSTTLPRLDDMSEEPAVVLYTSGTTGVPKGVVLPHRSIAHFVRSLREPGLGPQDRVAHVNSPAFDAITFDVWGALLTGAATVVLSRDLLTDAPLLGEAIRAHGVSAMLAPTSVFHEVALQDPRTFDPVRMLLVGGEAMDPRRARSVLATFTGHLMNVYGPTEATTFVTWHRVTEVPEGTSSVPIGRPLDGLRTVLLDEHRKPVADGEDGDLHLGGPSLALGYLGRPDLTGAAFVPDPAAPGELLYRTGDRARRTADGVLEYRGRIDRQVKIRGFRIELAEVEARLLERPDVANAFVIVRGEGADRSLAGFVVPADGADDPAELAARLAEHLALELPAWMVPRVTVLDRLPLTTSGKVDGAALARLVPERETAPGDGRLTPLETLLANIWTELTEVESLGPDDDFFAIGGHSILVGRLNAKIRSVLGVRPPLRAYYTGSTLSGQAAMLLAHEPEPGHVDARVSAFLEGRSA; from the coding sequence GTGAAGTTCTCGCTGTCAGTGCTGTTCGAGGAACAGGTCGAACGGGCCCCCGACGCCCTCGCGGTCAGCCATCCGGACACCGGACGCGAGCTGAGTTACCGACAACTGGCCACGCTGTCCGAGCGGTTCGCGAGATCGCTGGTCGAGCAGGGTGTCACGCCGGGCTCCTTCGTCGCGGTCTGCCTGCCTCCGGGCGTCGACCGGATCGCCACCTTCCTGGCCGTTCTGAAGACCGGTGCCGCCTACGTCCCGCTGGACCCCGCCCAGCCGGCGAACCGCCATCGGCTGGTGACGGAGGACAGCGGTGCCCGGCTGACCGTGACCGACCGGGCGACCGCCGACCACTTCTCCGGCCTGCCGGTCCTGATCTGCGAGGACGCCGAGCCGGCGGACAGCACCACGCTCCCCCGGCTGGACGACATGTCGGAGGAGCCGGCGGTGGTGCTCTACACCTCGGGCACCACCGGGGTGCCCAAGGGCGTCGTCCTCCCGCACCGCAGCATCGCGCACTTCGTACGCTCCCTCCGCGAGCCCGGCCTCGGCCCGCAGGACCGCGTCGCGCACGTGAACAGCCCGGCCTTCGACGCGATCACCTTCGACGTCTGGGGCGCCCTGCTGACCGGGGCCGCCACGGTCGTCCTGAGCCGGGACCTGCTCACCGACGCCCCCCTGCTCGGCGAGGCGATCCGGGCGCACGGCGTGTCCGCGATGCTGGCCCCCACCTCCGTCTTCCACGAGGTGGCGCTGCAGGACCCGCGGACCTTCGACCCCGTCCGGATGCTGCTGGTCGGCGGCGAGGCCATGGATCCACGCCGCGCCCGCTCGGTGCTCGCCACCTTCACCGGGCACCTGATGAACGTCTACGGCCCCACCGAGGCGACCACCTTCGTCACCTGGCACCGGGTCACCGAGGTGCCCGAGGGCACGTCCTCCGTCCCGATCGGCCGCCCGCTCGACGGGCTGCGGACCGTCCTCCTGGACGAGCACCGGAAGCCGGTCGCCGACGGCGAGGACGGCGACCTCCACCTGGGCGGGCCCAGCCTGGCCCTCGGCTACCTCGGGCGCCCCGATCTCACCGGGGCGGCGTTCGTGCCGGACCCGGCCGCCCCGGGCGAGCTCCTCTACCGGACCGGTGACCGGGCCCGCCGCACGGCGGACGGGGTCCTGGAGTACCGGGGCCGGATCGACCGGCAGGTGAAGATCCGCGGCTTCCGGATCGAACTCGCCGAGGTCGAGGCCCGGTTGCTGGAACGGCCGGACGTCGCCAACGCCTTCGTGATCGTCCGGGGCGAGGGCGCCGACCGCTCGCTCGCCGGCTTCGTCGTGCCCGCCGACGGCGCCGACGACCCGGCGGAGCTGGCCGCCCGGCTCGCCGAGCACCTGGCCCTCGAACTGCCGGCGTGGATGGTGCCCCGGGTGACCGTCCTCGACCGCCTGCCGCTCACCACCTCCGGCAAGGTCGACGGCGCCGCACTGGCCCGGCTCGTCCCCGAACGGGAGACCGCACCCGGTGACGGGCGGCTCACCCCGCTCGAAACGCTGCTCGCCAACATCTGGACCGAGCTCACCGAGGTCGAGTCGCTCGGGCCGGACGACGACTTCTTCGCCATCGGCGGCCACTCCATCCTGGTCGGCCGGCTGAACGCGAAGATCCGCAGCGTCCTCGGGGTCCGGCCGCCGCTGCGCGCCTACTACACCGGCAGCACCCTCTCCGGCCAGGCCGCCATGCTGCTCGCGCACGAGCCGGAGCCGGGCCACGTCGACGCCCGGGTCTCCGCCTTCCTGGAGGGGCGGAGCGCATGA